One part of the Bdellovibrio bacteriovorus genome encodes these proteins:
- a CDS encoding endonuclease/exonuclease/phosphatase family protein, with amino-acid sequence MKNLLQLKNLTLALLLSLLVGCAVTFKKAEFSLPPKAADEVSVMSFNVENLFDTTHDENRNDYTYLPLAVKQKDAKIAQACKDTNDSAYRVGECLSTDWSEEQLDKKLQNLSKVVLGVDGNGPDVLMLIEVENENVLNIWNKKYLQKAGYSTVVLIEGPDKRGIDVGLMSRLPVVGKPVLHPIPWKPKNDEDKKWMEASRGVLEVTLKAPNGDPITFLTAHFPSQANPTYWRQQAAEFVAKLIKDKGPDTMVIAGGDLNITHEEESKEHIFRDTFSPVGDVSHFVGCKECPGTHNYRKSWSFLDAHIYSKALLEKGSGSYKMEPGTIDVIRYDEVHLKKGKYPLRWDYDRQIGVADHFPLYVRLKQRSEAKAPVKDPAPAKEAKPAKDAKKTKKK; translated from the coding sequence ATGAAAAATTTACTGCAACTTAAGAACCTGACCCTTGCTCTTCTTCTGTCCCTGTTAGTTGGCTGTGCCGTCACCTTCAAAAAGGCCGAGTTTAGCCTTCCACCGAAGGCCGCTGACGAGGTTTCCGTGATGTCTTTCAACGTCGAAAACCTGTTCGACACGACCCACGATGAAAACCGCAACGACTATACTTACCTGCCGTTGGCGGTGAAGCAGAAAGACGCAAAAATTGCCCAAGCCTGCAAAGACACCAACGACAGTGCTTACCGCGTGGGCGAGTGCCTTTCCACCGACTGGAGCGAGGAACAACTCGATAAAAAGCTGCAAAACCTTTCCAAGGTGGTTCTGGGCGTAGACGGCAATGGTCCGGACGTTCTGATGCTGATCGAAGTAGAGAACGAAAATGTTCTTAATATCTGGAACAAAAAATACCTGCAAAAAGCCGGCTACAGCACCGTGGTTCTGATCGAGGGCCCGGACAAACGCGGTATCGACGTGGGCTTGATGTCCCGTCTGCCAGTGGTTGGAAAACCGGTTCTGCACCCAATCCCTTGGAAGCCTAAAAACGACGAAGACAAAAAATGGATGGAAGCCTCCCGTGGCGTCCTGGAAGTGACCCTGAAGGCGCCTAATGGCGATCCTATCACCTTCCTGACGGCCCACTTCCCGTCCCAGGCCAATCCGACCTATTGGCGTCAACAGGCTGCGGAGTTCGTGGCTAAATTGATCAAAGACAAGGGGCCGGACACCATGGTTATTGCCGGCGGTGACTTGAACATCACCCACGAAGAAGAAAGCAAAGAGCACATCTTCCGTGACACCTTCAGCCCGGTGGGTGACGTTTCCCACTTCGTAGGCTGCAAAGAGTGCCCGGGCACTCACAACTATCGTAAGAGCTGGTCTTTCCTGGATGCGCACATCTATTCCAAAGCGCTTCTGGAAAAAGGTTCTGGCAGCTATAAAATGGAGCCAGGCACAATCGACGTGATCCGCTACGATGAAGTTCATTTGAAAAAGGGCAAGTACCCACTGCGCTGGGACTATGACCGCCAAATCGGCGTGGCCGATCACTTCCCGCTGTATGTTCGTTTAAAACAGCGTAGTGAGGCGAAAGCTCCGGTAAAGGACCCAGCTCCTGCCAAAGAAGCAAAGCCCGCTAAAGACGCTAAAAAGACGAAAAAGAAGTAG